The Campylobacterota bacterium sequence TGGCTTCTATGTAAAAAGTATCTACTACTTAGTAATAAGTAATAGACGGTTATATGTATTGTATTGACATTTAGAAATGTCAGTCGAGCACCGCTCAACCGCCATCCCTGCTTAGTTTTCAATGATCGCAAACTCAAACTCTAAGCCTTAACTCAAGGCCTATCAGCGTTTGTGGACGGGAATTATAGGGGAAAATATAAACAATGTCAAGAGGTTTTCAAAAGAAATTCAAAAAAAATGGAAAAAACGTATTTTTAATTGTATCTGACCGATACATAACCCGTTTCAGGCTGAATGGTAATCGTGGCATTTCCATCACTTTCATGTTCCATTTCAAAAATGCACGGTTGTGTAAGATATTTAAAATATGGATCGTTCGGATTATAGGAGACATCGCCATAGGGTCTTCCGAAATGATCAAATGCAATTTTTCCTCCTTGACCAATTCTACAGTTTGGAGAAAAATCCAATGCAACAATTCTATATTTTTCAGTAATGCTGACATCCTGATTGCTTGGCAATCCAACCCCGACATCCCCATTACCTAAATTTCTCTTTGTTAGTGGGTCTATCGCTTCTTCATTCGCATCAGAATTAGTTTCTTGATCTCGATCACTAAAGACTTCATAATAATATTTCCCTCCACTAATGCGAAACCAAATTTGCCAATTCGATGCAAACCATGTTGAATTGGTATCATCAAATTTATCATCGCTCATCGCAAGATGTTGTGTATATCGAATGTGTGAAGCAACTTGCTCTGCCGCTTGCTGAAGCGGGCTGGTTCTCATGTTCGGCATTGCAAGTACCGCCAAAATCCCTATCACTATAATAACAAACACAAGTTCAAGCAGGGTAAAAGCAGAACGTTTCATCACTAAAACCTTTAAAAACTAAATTCGATAAAAGATGATTATAACAAAAGAATAGAGAAAAGAAAGTATAAAAAGGGATGGCCCCGCCTTAGCGGGGGAAAAAGAGAAGTTTAGATTTCGTCTGCAAGTTCGACGTTGTAAAGGATATCGTCGGTTGGGTGACGATACATCGGCATACCGAGACGTTTTTCATCCAAGATGTGACCGATAAACCCGATAGAGCGACCGACAACAAAGAAGGCATTCAATGCACCCGCTTCGATGAATCCGTCAATCTCGTCTTCAGAGTATCCGAGTGCACGCCACATATCAACCATCAAGATACCGATAGTACCGTCAACGTTCAAGATAAGGTTATCTTTTTTCGACGTCGTCAATTTCTCAACTTCGAGGGCAAAATCAAGCAACGGAGTGCTTGGGAAATGCTCGGCGGCGTATTTTTTGAGTCCCGATACACGAAGGTCAGGGTTACGAACCGATTTGATACGGTGACCGATACCGGAGATCGTTTTCCCCTCTTTTTTCATGTAATCGATAAACTCAGCCGGAGACATACCACGGTCATTCGCGTATTTGAAATATTTCGCCGCATCGTCAATCGCTCCGCCGAAACGCGGTCCGATTGTCAAAAGTCCCGTTACGAGAGAACTGATAACGTCTTTGCCCGCACGAGCGGTAACTTTGGCATTGTGCGCACCCGAAACTGCCGGACCGTGATCCGCAACCGTTTTAAGAACGGTTTCAAGATAATCGGTTGCCCATTTAGGGTAACGTTTTTTGAACCAAAGAAGTGAGATAACATCACCGATACCGAATCCGGTATCCGGAGTTGCAACCGCACTGATCGGATAACCTGCATAGGTTGCTTCATCTCCACGGTCATCGCTGATCGTACAAATGAACTCTTTTTTACGGCGTACTTTCGGTACGGTACGAAGTTCAGGCTCTGCAATTTCACCGATAACACCCTCTGCGCGAAGTTTTCCGTATACTTCGGCAATTTTGTGCGGAAGATCATTGAAGCTTGCAGGAACATAGATACCTGCTGCCGCCATCGCTTCGTTTTTCGCTGCTGCCGTTTCCGCATCCGCGTTTGCCGAAGCACCCGCGTGACCGAATTGAACACCTGAGCTGAAATGTTTCGCGATCGTACCGATACACCATGCGATGATCGGTTTTTTGATTTTGCCCGATTTAACCGCGTCGATTACTTTATACTCTTCGGTTCCACCGACTTCCCCGAGCAGAACCATGTATTTGACCTGCGGGTTGTTCTCCATGCGAAGGAGGTTGTCGATGAATACCGATCCGACGAAACGGTCACCACCGATCGCTACACCCTCGGCAATACCGTCAGCGTTAATGCTGATGATATTGGAAAGTTCGTTGAACAGACCGCCCGAGCGGGTTACGAGTCCGCACGAACCGGCACGGTGAAGTTTCGAGTTAATGATGTTTTCGATCGTTCCGCCGACGTTCGCGATTTTGAATGCGCCCGGAGCGATACCGCCGACCGTTGCCGGTCCGATAACGATAACGCCGGCTTCACGCGCCGCTACGTTCATTTTGCGCGCCATACGCTCAGGGATACCTTCTGCGGTAACCATGATCGTTTTGAACTGCCCTTTGAGTTCGAGCGCTTCCATTGTCACGTCATACGCCGTACGGAACGACGCGAAGTTGAGGAGAACGTCTGCGTTCGGGAACGCCGCCGCCGCATCTTTGGTGTTCCGGAATACGGGTACCATGATCTCTTCGGGACCATAGAAAAACTTCTCGAATTTGTTTCCCGACGTCGGAGCGACGATTGCCGCTACGGAAGGTTTGGCACGGTTGATGACATAGTCATAATCGAGCATACGCTGGATCGCGCTTGCGTTGTTGTTCCAAAAAATCGCTTGTGTATCTTTGGTAAATAGAGCACCCATCTTTTTCTCCTTACTTCTCAAGCGCCATGCGCACGATGTCGGTTACGTGTGTTTCCGGTCCGTATACTTCGATATACAGTCCGAGGCGGTCTGCCGCTTCTTTAATGTCTTTAAGACCTTTTTCGTAGTTCGGCCCGCCGCGACGAACGTAGATACGCGTGTTGTGTTCTTTCATCCGCTCGGCGTACGTTTCGAACGACTGGATAATCCCGGTAAACGTTTTCGCAACATCGGTAAAGTTTGCGATCGCACCGCCGATGATGAGAATTTTGTCACGCCCTTTGGGGTCTTTGTGACGGGTCATCAGGTCGAGGACCGTATCGGCATAGAATTTGGTTTCGCCCGTTGTCGGTCCGCCCGAATACTCACCGTAGTTGGCAAGATCGGCGACGTTGCCCGACAAGTCGGCGATGGTGTCGGCGTAAACGACCGATGCCCCGCCCCCGGCGACCATCGTCCAGATGCGCCCCATCGGGTTAAGGACGGTCAGCTTCAGTGAAGCGCCCGATTTTGAGTCCGCTTCGGCAATCGCTTTTTCTTCGGGAGACTGATCTTCCATTCCGAAAGCCGTAGGGTATTCGGCATCGCACCACGCGTCGCCCATCATGAATCCCGCAGTGTCATCCAGACGGGCAACCAGGTCGAGAATCGCCATTTCGTTGTTGGCAAGCATTACGATCGGGTTGATTTCAAGGTACGCGAAGTTGAGGTCGCGATAGAATTTGAAAAACTGAATCGCGAACGAAGCAAACGCCTCTTTGTTGCCGGCCGGGATATCGGAAGGGATGTTGGCGCGAACGGCATGTTCCATGTCGGCATCGCACATTGTAATGGGGATTTTGACCTCGACAACTTTGTCCCAGTTCTCTTCGACTTCCATACCGCCTTCGGCAGACATGTACAGAACATCGTCTTCACCGACCGTAGTAGCGGAGATGTAGTATTCCTGTTCCTGAGTGTGCGGAGTGAACGGCTCTACGATAAAATGGGTCAGACGGCCATGTTGTCCCGAAAGCAACGTAACGTCGTGAGACATTTTCTCGTCGATCCATTTTGCGGCATCGTCGAGCGTAACGTCACCCGGTTTGTTCGTTTTGAAAAGAACCAGGTTGTTTTTACCGCGTTTACCGAACAGCATATCGGGTTTTGCGACAAGCGGCTCTTGTTTGAGCCATTCAAAACCGTGTTCCTGTGCTTTTGCACGCAGTTCATCACCGCTGGTTACCATTACCGATTTGAAACCGTAGTGAAAACCGCTGAAGTATTTCTCCCAGTGTTTAGAGAAAATTGCTTTACCGTCGTATTCACGA is a genomic window containing:
- a CDS encoding type II secretion system protein, encoding MKRSAFTLLELVFVIIVIGILAVLAMPNMRTSPLQQAAEQVASHIRYTQHLAMSDDKFDDTNSTWFASNWQIWFRISGGKYYYEVFSDRDQETNSDANEEAIDPLTKRNLGNGDVGVGLPSNQDVSITEKYRIVALDFSPNCRIGQGGKIAFDHFGRPYGDVSYNPNDPYFKYLTQPCIFEMEHESDGNATITIQPETGYVSVRYN
- a CDS encoding ATP citrate lyase citrate-binding domain-containing protein codes for the protein MAQRAIREYDGKAIFSKHWEKYFSGFHYGFKSVMVTSGDELRAKAQEHGFEWLKQEPLVAKPDMLFGKRGKNNLVLFKTNKPGDVTLDDAAKWIDEKMSHDVTLLSGQHGRLTHFIVEPFTPHTQEQEYYISATTVGEDDVLYMSAEGGMEVEENWDKVVEVKIPITMCDADMEHAVRANIPSDIPAGNKEAFASFAIQFFKFYRDLNFAYLEINPIVMLANNEMAILDLVARLDDTAGFMMGDAWCDAEYPTAFGMEDQSPEEKAIAEADSKSGASLKLTVLNPMGRIWTMVAGGGASVVYADTIADLSGNVADLANYGEYSGGPTTGETKFYADTVLDLMTRHKDPKGRDKILIIGGAIANFTDVAKTFTGIIQSFETYAERMKEHNTRIYVRRGGPNYEKGLKDIKEAADRLGLYIEVYGPETHVTDIVRMALEK
- a CDS encoding citrate/2-methylcitrate synthase; the encoded protein is MGALFTKDTQAIFWNNNASAIQRMLDYDYVINRAKPSVAAIVAPTSGNKFEKFFYGPEEIMVPVFRNTKDAAAAFPNADVLLNFASFRTAYDVTMEALELKGQFKTIMVTAEGIPERMARKMNVAAREAGVIVIGPATVGGIAPGAFKIANVGGTIENIINSKLHRAGSCGLVTRSGGLFNELSNIISINADGIAEGVAIGGDRFVGSVFIDNLLRMENNPQVKYMVLLGEVGGTEEYKVIDAVKSGKIKKPIIAWCIGTIAKHFSSGVQFGHAGASANADAETAAAKNEAMAAAGIYVPASFNDLPHKIAEVYGKLRAEGVIGEIAEPELRTVPKVRRKKEFICTISDDRGDEATYAGYPISAVATPDTGFGIGDVISLLWFKKRYPKWATDYLETVLKTVADHGPAVSGAHNAKVTARAGKDVISSLVTGLLTIGPRFGGAIDDAAKYFKYANDRGMSPAEFIDYMKKEGKTISGIGHRIKSVRNPDLRVSGLKKYAAEHFPSTPLLDFALEVEKLTTSKKDNLILNVDGTIGILMVDMWRALGYSEDEIDGFIEAGALNAFFVVGRSIGFIGHILDEKRLGMPMYRHPTDDILYNVELADEI